The following are from one region of the Gadus chalcogrammus isolate NIFS_2021 chromosome 19, NIFS_Gcha_1.0, whole genome shotgun sequence genome:
- the LOC130372354 gene encoding adhesive plaque matrix protein-like, with amino-acid sequence MPTYGLQQPPSYNSQQQLEQPPSYKPQPQQPSSYKPQEPSYDHPQQQQHPSYKPQQQQNPSYKPQQQHPSYKPQQQQQQQHPSDKPQHPSDKPQQQHPSYKPQHPTENSQQQHPSYKPQQHPSDKPQQHPSDKPQQQQQHPSYKPQQQQQQHPSYKPQQQQHPSYMPQQQQQQHPSYMPQQQQQHPSYKPQQQQHPSYKPQQQQHPSYNTQQQQHPSYKPQQQQQQQHPSYKPQQQQQHPSYKPQQQQQQQHPSYKPQQQQHPSYKPQQQQHPSYKPQQQPPSYKPQQPSSYKPQQPSSYKPQEPSYGQPQPQQQRPSDKPQQQHPSYKPQLQTPGHRPQQQTPSHKPQEPSYDQQQQPQEQQHPSYEAQDQQHPSYEPQEQQHPSYEPQEQQHPSYEPQEQQHPSYEPQQPQQQQQQHPSYKPQQQQHPSYKPQQQQHPSYMPQQQQHPSYKPQQPQQQQQHPSYMPQQQQHPSYMPQQQQQPSYMPQQQQQQHPSYKPQQPQQQQQHPSYMPQQQQHPSYKPQQQQQHPSYKPQQQQHPSYKPQQQQQHPSYKPQQQHPSYKPQQQHPSYKPQQQQQEHPSDKPQQQQQEHPSYKPQQQQPSYKQ; translated from the coding sequence ATGCCTACGTATGGGCtgcagcagcctcctagctacaatTCCCAGCAGCAGTTGGAacaacctcctagctacaagccccagccacAGCaaccttctagctacaagccacaggagcctagctacgatcacccccagcagcagcagcatcccagctacaagccccagcagcagcagaatcctagctacaagccccagcagcagcatcctagctacaagccccagcagcagcagcagcagcaacatcctagcgacaagccccagcatcctagcgacaagccgcagcagcaacatcctagctacaagccccagcatcCTACCGAAAattcccagcagcaacatcctagctacaagccccagcagcatcctagcgacaagccccagcagcatcctagcgacaagccccagcagcagcagcagcatcctagctacaagccccagcagcagcagcagcagcatcctagctacaagccccagcagcagcaacatcctagctacatgccccagcagcagcagcagcaacatcctagctacatgccccagcagcagcagcaacatcctagctacaagccgcagcagcagcagcatcctagttacaagccccagcagcagcagcatcctagctacaatacgcagcagcagcagcatcctagctacaagccccagcagcagcagcagcagcaacatcctagctacaagccccagcagcagcagcaacatcctagctacaagccccagcagcagcagcaacagcaacatcctagctacaagccccagcagcagcaacatcctagctacaagccccagcagcaacaacatcctagctacaagccccagcagcagcctcctagctacaagccccagcagccttctagctacaagccccagcagccttctagctacaagccacaggagcctagctacggcCAGccacagccccagcagcagcgtcctagcgacaagccccagcagcagcatcctagctacaagccccagctgCAGACTCCTGGCCATAGGCCCCAGCAGCAGACTCCTAGCCataagccacaggagcctagttacgaccagcaacagcagccccaggagcagcagcatcctagctatgAGGCCCAGGatcagcagcatcctagctacgagccccaggagcagcagcatcctagctacgagccccaggagcagcagcatcctagctacgagccccaggagcagcagcatcctagctacgagccccagcagccccagcagcagcagcagcaacatcctagctacaagccgcagcagcagcagcatcctagctacaagccccagcagcagcaacatcctagctacatgccccagcagcagcaacatcctagctacaagccccagcagccccagcagcagcagcagcatcctagctacatgccccagcaacagcaacatcctagctacatgccccagcagcagcagcagcctagctacatgccccagcagcagcagcagcaacatcctagctacaagccccagcagccccagcagcagcagcagcatcctagttacatgccgcagcagcagcagcatcctagctacaagccccagcagcagcagcagcatcctagctacaagccccagcagcagcaacatcctagctacaagccccagcagcagcagcaacatcctagctacaagccccagcagcaacatcctagctacaagccccagcagcaacatcctagctacaagccccagcagcagcagcaggaacatcctagcgacaagccccagcagcagcagcaggaacatcctagctacaagccccagcagcagcagcctagctacaagcagtAA
- the LOC130372356 gene encoding adhesive plaque matrix protein-like, translated as MWGVKYMLTGSDMLSRRCLRMGCSSLLATIPSSSWNNLLATSPSHSNLLATSHRSLATITPSSSSIPATSPSSSRILATSQQQQQQHPSYKPQQQQQQQHPSDKPQHPSDKPQQQHPSYKPQHPTDNSQQQHPSYKPQQHPSDKPQQHPSDKPQQQQQHPSYKPQQQQQHPSYKPQQQQHPSYMPQQQQQQHPSYMPQQQQQQHPSYKPQQQQHPSYKPQQQQHPSYKPQQQQQQHPSYKPQQQQQQQQHPSYKPQQQQQHPSYKPQQQQQQQHPSYKPQQQQHPSYKPQQPSSYKPQQPSSYKPQEPSYGQPQPQQQRPSDKPQQQHPSYKPQLQTPGHKPQQQTPGHKPQQQTPSHKPQEPSYDQQQQPQEQQHPSYEAQDQQHPSYEPQEQQHPSYEPQEQQHPSYEPQEQQHPSYEPQQQQQQHSSYKPQQQQHPSYKPQQQQHPSYMPQQQQHPSYKPQQQQQHPSYKPQQQQHPSYMPQQQQQPSYMPQQQQQQHPSYKPQQPQQQQHPSYMPQQQQHPSYKPQQQQQHPSYKPQQQQQHPSYKPQQQQQQHPSYKPQQQQQHPSYKPQQQQHPSYKPQQQHPSYKPQQQQQEHPSDKPQQQQQQQQEHPSYKPQQQQPSYKQ; from the exons ATGTGGGGTGTCAAGTACATG CTTACAGGATCGGATATGCTGAGCCGGAGATGCCTACGTATGGGCtgcagcagcctcctagctacaatTCCCAGCAGCAGTTGGAacaacctcctagctacaagccccagccacAGCaaccttctagctacaagccacaggagcctagctacgatcacccccagcagcagcagcatcccagctacaagccccagcagcagcagaatcctagctacaagccagcagcagcagcagcagcatcctagctacaagccccagcagcagcagcagcagcaacatcctagcgacaagccccagcatcctagcgacaagccgcagcagcaacatcctagctacaagccccagcatcCTACCGACAattcccagcagcaacatcctagctacaagccccagcagcatcctagcgacaagccccagcagcatcctagcgacaagccccagcagcagcagcagcatcctagctataagccccagcagcagcagcagcatcctagctacaagccccagcagcagcaacatcctagctacatgccccagcagcagcagcagcaacatcctagctacatgccccagcagcagcagcagcaacatcctagctacaagccccagcagcagcagcatcctagttacaagccccagcagcagcagcatcctagctacaagccccagcagcagcagcagcagcatcctagctacaagccccagcagcagcagcagcagcagcaacatcctagctacaagccccagcagcagcagcaacatcctagctacaagccccagcagcagcagcaacagcaacatcctagctacaagccccagcagcagcaacatcctagctacaagccccagcagccttctagctacaagccccagcagccttctagctacaagccacaggagcctagctacggcCAGccacagccccagcagcagcgtcctagcgacaagccccagcagcagcatcctagctacaagccccagctgCAGACTCCTGGCcataagccccagcagcagactCCTGGCcataagccccagcagcagactCCTAGCCataagccacaggagcctagttacgaccagcaacagcagccccaggagcagcagcatcctagctatgAGGCCCAGGatcagcagcatcctagctacgagccccaggagcagcagcatcctagctacgagccccaggagcagcagcatcctagctacgagccccaggagcagcagcatcctagctacgagccccagcagcagcagcagcaacattctagctacaagccgcagcagcagcagcatcctagctacaagccccagcagcagcaacatcctagctacatgccccagcagcagcaacatcctagctacaagccccagcagcagcagcagcatcctagctacaagccccagcagcagcaacatcctagctacatgccccagcagcagcagcagcctagctacatgccccagcagcagcagcagcaacatcctagctacaagccccagcagccccagcagcagcagcatcctagttacatgccgcagcagcagcagcatcctagctacaagccccagcagcagcagcagcatcctagctacaagccccagcagcagcagcaacatcctagctacaagccccagcagcagcagcagcaacatcctagctacaagccccagcagcagcagcaacatcctagctacaagccccagcagcagcaacatcctagctacaagccccagcagcaacatcctagctacaagccccagcagcagcagcaggaacatcctagcgacaagccccagcagcagcagcagcagcagcaggaacatcctagctacaagccccagcagcagcagcctagctacaagcagtAA
- the LOC130372353 gene encoding adhesive plaque matrix protein-like isoform X1 has protein sequence MGFDVSPSLKLQQRSSFHWSCSGRLTGVLQLLASSTMALIMRVLQLSLLLDVGCQVHAYRIGFAEPEMPTYGLQQPPSYNSQQRLEQPPSYKPQPQQPSSYKPQEPSYNHPQQQQHPSYKPQQQQNPSYKPQQQQQQHPSYKPQQQQQQQHPSDKPQHPSDKPQQQHPSYKPQHPTDNSQQQHPSYKPQQHPSDNSQQQQQHPSYKPQQQQQHPSYKPQQQQHPSYMPQQQQQQHPSYMPQQQQQQHPSYKPQQQQQQHPSYKPQQQQHPSYQQQQQQHPSYKSQQQQQQQHPSYKPQQQQQHPSYKPQQQQQQQHPSYKPQQQQHPSYKSQQQQHPSYKPQQQPPSYKPQQPSSYKPQQPSSYKPQEPSYGQPQPQQQRPSDKPQQQHPSYKPQQQTPGHKPQQQTPSHKPQEPSYDQQQQPQEQQHPSYEAQDQHYPRYEPQEQQHPSYEPQEQQHPSYEPQEQQHPSYEPQQPQQQQQQHPSYKPQQQQHPSYKPQQQQHPSYMPQQQQHPSYKPQQPQQQHPSYMPQQQQHPSYMPQQQQQPSYMPQQQQQQHPSYKPQQPQQPQQQHPSYMPQQQQHPSYKPQQQHPSYKPQQQQQHPSYKPQQQQQHPSYKPQQQQHPSYKPQQQHPSYKPQQQHPSDKPQQQQEHPSDKPQQQQQQQQEHPSYKPQQQQPSYKQ, from the exons ATGGGATTCGATGTGAGTCCTTCTTTAAAGCTTCAGCAGCGTTCCTCATTTCACTGGAGTTGTAGTGGCAGGCTCACCGGCGTACTACAGTTGCTTGCCAGCTCAACCATGGCTTTAATAATGAG gGTACTTCAATTGTCTCTACTCCTTGATGTGGGGTGTCAAGTACATG CTTACAGGATCGGATTTGCTGAGCCGGAGATGCCTACGTATGGGCtgcagcagcctcctagctacaatTCCCAGCAGCGGTTGGAacaacctcctagctacaagccccagccacAGCaaccttctagctacaagccacaggagcccaGCTACAatcacccccagcagcagcagcatcccagctacaagccccagcagcagcagaatcctagctacaagccccagcagcagcagcagcagcatcctagctacaagccccagcagcagcagcagcagcaacatcctagcgacaagccccagcatcctagcgacaagccgcagcagcaacatcctagctacaagccccagcatcCTACCGACAattcccagcagcaacatcctagctacaagccccagcagcatcctagcgacaattcccagcagcagcagcagcatcctagctataagccccagcagcagcagcagcatcctagctacaagccccagcagcagcaacatcctagctacatgccccagcagcagcagcagcaacatcctagctacatgccccagcagcagcagcagcaacatcctagctacaagccccagcagcagcagcagcagcatcctagttacaagccccagcagcagcagcatcctagctaccagcagcagcagcagcagcatcctagctacaagtcccagcagcagcagcagcagcaacatcctagctacaagccccagcagcagcagcaacatcctagctacaagccccagcagcagcagcaacaacaacatcctagctacaagccccagcagcagcaacatcctagctacaagtcccagcagcaacaacatcctagctacaagccccagcagcagcctcctagctacaagccccagcagccttctagctacaagccccagcagccttctagctacaagccacaggagcctagctacggcCAGccacagccccagcagcagcgtcctagcgacaagccccagcagcagcatcctagctacaagccccagcagcagactCCTGGCcataagccccagcagcagactCCTAGCCataagccacaggagcctagttacgaccagcaacagcagccccaggagcagcagcatcctagctatgAGGCCCAGGATCAGCACTATCCTAGGTACGAgccccaggagcagcagcatcctagctacgagccccaggagcagcagcatcctagctacgagccccaggagcagcagcatcctagctacgagccccagcagccccagcagcagcagcagcaacatcctagctacaagccgcagcagcagcagcatcctagctacaagccccagcagcagcaacatcctagctacatgccccagcagcagcaacatcctagctacaagccccagcagccccagcagcagcatcctagctacatgccccagcagcagcaacatcctagctacatgccccagcagcagcagcagcctagctacatgccccagcagcagcagcagcaacatcctagctacaagccccagcagccccagcagccccagcagcagcatcctagttacatgccgcagcagcagcagcatcctagctacaagccccagcagcagcatcctagctacaagccccagcagcagcagcaacatcctagctacaagccccagcagcagcagcaacatcctagctacaagccccagcagcagcaacatcctagctacaagccccagcagcaacatcctagctacaagccccagcagcaacatcctagcgacaagccccagcagcagcaggaacatcctagcgacaagccccagcagcagcagcagcagcagcaggaacatcctagctacaagccccagcagcagcagcctagctacaagcagtAA
- the LOC130372353 gene encoding adhesive plaque matrix protein-like isoform X2: protein MPTYGLQQPPSYNSQQRLEQPPSYKPQPQQPSSYKPQEPSYNHPQQQQHPSYKPQQQQNPSYKPQQQQQQHPSYKPQQQQQQQHPSDKPQHPSDKPQQQHPSYKPQHPTDNSQQQHPSYKPQQHPSDNSQQQQQHPSYKPQQQQQHPSYKPQQQQHPSYMPQQQQQQHPSYMPQQQQQQHPSYKPQQQQQQHPSYKPQQQQHPSYQQQQQQHPSYKSQQQQQQQHPSYKPQQQQQHPSYKPQQQQQQQHPSYKPQQQQHPSYKSQQQQHPSYKPQQQPPSYKPQQPSSYKPQQPSSYKPQEPSYGQPQPQQQRPSDKPQQQHPSYKPQQQTPGHKPQQQTPSHKPQEPSYDQQQQPQEQQHPSYEAQDQHYPRYEPQEQQHPSYEPQEQQHPSYEPQEQQHPSYEPQQPQQQQQQHPSYKPQQQQHPSYKPQQQQHPSYMPQQQQHPSYKPQQPQQQHPSYMPQQQQHPSYMPQQQQQPSYMPQQQQQQHPSYKPQQPQQPQQQHPSYMPQQQQHPSYKPQQQHPSYKPQQQQQHPSYKPQQQQQHPSYKPQQQQHPSYKPQQQHPSYKPQQQHPSDKPQQQQEHPSDKPQQQQQQQQEHPSYKPQQQQPSYKQ, encoded by the coding sequence ATGCCTACGTATGGGCtgcagcagcctcctagctacaatTCCCAGCAGCGGTTGGAacaacctcctagctacaagccccagccacAGCaaccttctagctacaagccacaggagcccaGCTACAatcacccccagcagcagcagcatcccagctacaagccccagcagcagcagaatcctagctacaagccccagcagcagcagcagcagcatcctagctacaagccccagcagcagcagcagcagcaacatcctagcgacaagccccagcatcctagcgacaagccgcagcagcaacatcctagctacaagccccagcatcCTACCGACAattcccagcagcaacatcctagctacaagccccagcagcatcctagcgacaattcccagcagcagcagcagcatcctagctataagccccagcagcagcagcagcatcctagctacaagccccagcagcagcaacatcctagctacatgccccagcagcagcagcagcaacatcctagctacatgccccagcagcagcagcagcaacatcctagctacaagccccagcagcagcagcagcagcatcctagttacaagccccagcagcagcagcatcctagctaccagcagcagcagcagcagcatcctagctacaagtcccagcagcagcagcagcagcaacatcctagctacaagccccagcagcagcagcaacatcctagctacaagccccagcagcagcagcaacaacaacatcctagctacaagccccagcagcagcaacatcctagctacaagtcccagcagcaacaacatcctagctacaagccccagcagcagcctcctagctacaagccccagcagccttctagctacaagccccagcagccttctagctacaagccacaggagcctagctacggcCAGccacagccccagcagcagcgtcctagcgacaagccccagcagcagcatcctagctacaagccccagcagcagactCCTGGCcataagccccagcagcagactCCTAGCCataagccacaggagcctagttacgaccagcaacagcagccccaggagcagcagcatcctagctatgAGGCCCAGGATCAGCACTATCCTAGGTACGAgccccaggagcagcagcatcctagctacgagccccaggagcagcagcatcctagctacgagccccaggagcagcagcatcctagctacgagccccagcagccccagcagcagcagcagcaacatcctagctacaagccgcagcagcagcagcatcctagctacaagccccagcagcagcaacatcctagctacatgccccagcagcagcaacatcctagctacaagccccagcagccccagcagcagcatcctagctacatgccccagcagcagcaacatcctagctacatgccccagcagcagcagcagcctagctacatgccccagcagcagcagcagcaacatcctagctacaagccccagcagccccagcagccccagcagcagcatcctagttacatgccgcagcagcagcagcatcctagctacaagccccagcagcagcatcctagctacaagccccagcagcagcagcaacatcctagctacaagccccagcagcagcagcaacatcctagctacaagccccagcagcagcaacatcctagctacaagccccagcagcaacatcctagctacaagccccagcagcaacatcctagcgacaagccccagcagcagcaggaacatcctagcgacaagccccagcagcagcagcagcagcagcaggaacatcctagctacaagccccagcagcagcagcctagctacaagcagtAA